The Polynucleobacter sp. TSB-Sco08W16 genome includes a region encoding these proteins:
- a CDS encoding protein tyrosine phosphatase: protein MISRIVRFSLASLVSAAIGLAPMSVMAADPAPAPAAAPMATPTAAPAPAATPADKAAEKKAKKQAKKEKKAEKKAKKKAKKKAKAAADAAAQ from the coding sequence ATGATTTCTCGTATCGTTCGCTTTAGCTTGGCCTCTCTTGTTTCTGCTGCTATTGGCTTAGCGCCAATGTCAGTCATGGCTGCTGATCCAGCTCCTGCGCCTGCAGCCGCTCCAATGGCAACCCCAACTGCGGCTCCCGCTCCTGCAGCAACGCCAGCCGATAAAGCTGCCGAGAAGAAAGCTAAGAAGCAGGCTAAGAAAGAAAAGAAAGCTGAGAAAAAAGCCAAGAAGAAAGCAAAGAAAAAAGCTAAAGCCGCTGCAGACGCAGCTGCTCAGTAA
- a CDS encoding fumarylacetoacetate hydrolase family protein: MRLITFTRAGSTHAEIGARLPNPAGDQILPFADVASKLGIQDFPGDMKSFLRAGSKVMEQAKSWVAASVDYSALFISPKTITYLPPITDAEKFLCVGKNYRTHLEELKRTNLIKEIPQEPTSFIKLNSCLSGHEAKVVRPQGITRLDYEPELVFVIGKRALGAKKAEAMDYVAGVTILNDLTCRDLQLREVASGSRFWTGKNIPGFGPLGPEIVTIDEIPDVYDLWMTCSVNGQERMRVNTVDQIWKISDILEHFSRFIPIEAGDMFSTGAPGGVAVGKENAEDLYLKPGDVVECAIDGISTLRTTIVE, encoded by the coding sequence ATGAGACTCATTACCTTTACTCGTGCCGGCTCTACTCATGCTGAAATCGGTGCACGCTTACCTAATCCTGCGGGCGATCAAATTTTGCCTTTCGCTGATGTAGCAAGCAAGCTAGGTATTCAAGATTTCCCAGGTGATATGAAATCCTTCTTACGGGCTGGCAGCAAAGTTATGGAGCAAGCAAAGTCTTGGGTTGCTGCTTCTGTTGACTACTCAGCACTATTCATCAGTCCAAAAACGATTACCTATTTGCCGCCGATTACCGATGCTGAGAAATTTCTCTGTGTTGGTAAAAACTACCGCACCCATTTGGAAGAGCTCAAGCGTACCAACTTGATTAAAGAGATTCCGCAAGAGCCCACTTCATTTATCAAGCTTAACTCCTGCTTGTCTGGCCATGAAGCAAAGGTGGTGCGCCCACAAGGAATTACTCGTCTCGATTACGAGCCTGAGTTGGTATTTGTGATTGGTAAAAGAGCCTTGGGTGCAAAAAAGGCGGAGGCGATGGATTATGTTGCTGGCGTTACCATCTTGAACGATTTAACTTGTCGTGATCTGCAATTACGCGAGGTTGCCTCGGGCTCTCGTTTTTGGACTGGCAAGAATATTCCAGGCTTTGGTCCCTTAGGGCCTGAGATTGTCACGATCGATGAGATTCCGGATGTCTATGATCTGTGGATGACGTGCTCTGTAAATGGTCAAGAGCGCATGCGTGTTAATACGGTAGATCAAATCTGGAAGATCTCCGATATCTTGGAGCATTTCTCTCGCTTTATTCCTATTGAAGCGGGAGATATGTTTTCAACCGGTGCTCCTGGTGGTGTAGCGGTGGGTAAAGAGAATGCAGAGGATCTGTACCTCAAGCCCGGTGATGTGGTTGAATGCGCAATCGATGGTATTTCAACTTTGCGCACTACCATCGTCGAGTAA
- a CDS encoding aminotransferase class V-fold PLP-dependent enzyme, whose protein sequence is MPGLLPNVDPDGLLEFSVVYTDRSLNHMSEEFKRVMVDISSVLKDAYNASSAVIVPGSGTFGMEAVARQFANNEKCLVLRNGWFSYRWTQIFDLANITSDVTVIKGRQLENSAQGVFAPAPIEEVVAFIKKEKPAVVFAPHVETSAGIILPDDYLKAVGEAVRSVNGLFVLDCIASGAMWVDMKACNVDVLITAPQKGWSSSPCCALIALGDRARERIDATQSSSFSMDLKKWLQIMEAYEKGGHVYHTTMPTDALKILRNVMKETQSLGFAALKAKQVELGTKVRDLLVSQGYHSVSAKGYQAPGVVVSYTKDPDIQSGKKFIALGLQTAAGVPLQCDERPDFRTFRIGLFGLEKLAHVDRTLGHLSAALEKITEAEAQPA, encoded by the coding sequence ATGCCAGGCTTACTTCCCAATGTTGATCCAGATGGATTATTAGAGTTCTCGGTTGTTTATACCGACCGCTCCTTGAACCACATGTCTGAAGAGTTCAAGCGCGTGATGGTCGACATTTCTAGCGTTCTTAAAGACGCCTATAACGCAAGCTCTGCTGTCATCGTTCCTGGTAGCGGTACTTTCGGTATGGAAGCTGTTGCCCGTCAATTTGCGAACAATGAAAAATGTTTGGTGTTGCGTAATGGCTGGTTTAGCTATCGCTGGACTCAAATTTTTGATCTGGCAAATATCACTAGTGATGTGACGGTCATCAAAGGTCGTCAACTAGAAAATTCCGCTCAAGGTGTATTTGCTCCTGCGCCAATTGAAGAGGTAGTGGCTTTCATCAAGAAAGAAAAGCCAGCGGTGGTATTTGCTCCTCACGTAGAAACTTCTGCCGGCATCATCTTGCCTGACGATTACCTCAAGGCTGTTGGAGAAGCAGTTCGCTCAGTGAACGGTTTGTTTGTATTGGATTGCATTGCCTCTGGCGCTATGTGGGTTGATATGAAGGCGTGTAATGTGGATGTGTTGATCACGGCCCCACAAAAAGGCTGGAGTAGTTCCCCTTGTTGTGCTTTGATTGCTCTTGGAGATAGAGCTCGTGAGCGTATTGATGCCACTCAAAGTAGCAGCTTCTCTATGGATTTGAAGAAGTGGTTGCAAATCATGGAGGCTTATGAAAAAGGTGGTCATGTGTATCACACGACTATGCCTACTGATGCATTAAAGATTTTGCGTAACGTGATGAAAGAAACTCAATCACTTGGTTTTGCAGCCTTGAAGGCCAAACAAGTTGAGCTGGGCACTAAGGTACGCGATCTATTGGTTTCACAGGGCTACCATTCTGTTTCCGCAAAAGGCTATCAGGCTCCTGGCGTAGTAGTAAGCTACACCAAGGATCCAGATATTCAATCCGGCAAGAAGTTCATTGCATTGGGTTTGCAAACAGCTGCAGGTGTACCTTTGCAGTGTGATGAGAGACCTGATTTCCGTACATTCCGCATTGGCTTGTTTGGATTGGAGAAGCTGGCTCATGTAGACCGTACTCTTGGCCACTTATCTGCCGCATTAGAAAAGATTACTGAGGCAGAAGCTCAGCCTGCGTAA
- a CDS encoding Bug family tripartite tricarboxylate transporter substrate binding protein, translating to MRNRWYFNFAHYHRRVNMMKRTLCWVVALFSCLALVPSLAGAADSYPSKSIKVIVPFPPGGGADTLIRLIVPTMSEVWKQSIIVENRPGASGLIGAEQVAQSPADGYTLLMGSTAAVTEKNIAQFSPVALVSASPYVVTVNPSLNINSIKALIAYAKANPGSVRYGSSGPGSASHLAGELFSSMAGVTLLHVPYKGTGQALTDLLAGHIDLMFAPAQTVMPQIESGKLLALAQTGAKRSEALPNIPTVAEAGLPGYSAVGWFGLFAPANTPKPVLQKINQTVMFVLGQDKIRKAMLERGSDPASGSAEEFAAFLRLDQSKWAKLIKENKVAVQ from the coding sequence ATGCGCAATCGATGGTATTTCAACTTTGCGCACTACCATCGTCGAGTAAATATGATGAAGCGGACTTTATGTTGGGTCGTCGCTTTATTTTCCTGTCTAGCTTTGGTCCCGTCTCTGGCGGGGGCGGCTGATAGCTATCCTAGTAAGTCGATTAAAGTAATTGTGCCCTTTCCACCGGGGGGTGGGGCAGATACCCTCATTCGCTTGATAGTTCCAACAATGAGCGAGGTCTGGAAGCAATCCATCATTGTCGAAAATCGTCCGGGTGCAAGTGGCCTCATCGGCGCAGAGCAAGTGGCTCAATCGCCTGCGGATGGATATACCTTATTAATGGGTTCGACTGCTGCAGTCACGGAAAAAAATATTGCGCAGTTTTCTCCGGTTGCCTTAGTGTCTGCCTCTCCTTATGTGGTCACTGTTAACCCTAGTTTGAATATCAACTCAATCAAAGCATTGATTGCCTATGCCAAAGCAAACCCAGGAAGCGTCCGATATGGCTCATCTGGTCCTGGTTCGGCATCTCATTTGGCTGGAGAATTATTCTCTTCGATGGCTGGCGTGACATTGCTTCATGTTCCCTATAAAGGAACTGGTCAGGCCTTAACTGATTTACTGGCGGGTCATATTGATTTGATGTTTGCTCCTGCGCAAACCGTGATGCCGCAAATTGAATCTGGAAAATTATTGGCCTTGGCTCAAACCGGTGCGAAGCGCTCAGAAGCGCTGCCAAATATTCCGACTGTTGCAGAGGCGGGTTTGCCGGGTTACAGCGCAGTAGGCTGGTTTGGTTTATTTGCCCCAGCGAATACTCCTAAACCTGTACTGCAAAAAATCAATCAAACGGTGATGTTCGTCTTGGGTCAGGACAAAATTCGTAAGGCTATGTTGGAGCGGGGAAGTGACCCTGCTAGCGGTAGTGCCGAGGAATTTGCGGCTTTTTTACGCCTAGATCAGTCAAAATGGGCCAAATTGATCAAAGAAAATAAGGTTGCAGTGCAATAA
- a CDS encoding DMT family transporter, with protein sequence MESQSTAHHHRRYLYGILMAGIGSMLFSGKAVLVKLAFGYGANAETLLALRMLIALPLFWSVYWWESRRKPMSPITWLDRGKLFFLGFLGYFLSSYIDFLGLQYISVGLERIVLYLTPTIVLLISYFALSKSISRMQWYALVVGYLGVFVVFIQDASSTGIHAWLGMVLVFGSACSYALYMIGSGEMVKRIGSVRLVVYASSASAVLSILQSSFYNPSAIFEQVTQVYWLSLLNASLCTVIPMLLIMIAINRIGSPLVAQAGILGPVSTIFLGYFILSEPITWTQIGGMTLVIAAMWLLVRNDSPRKKSSDSKKSDDFDNAEPLN encoded by the coding sequence ATGGAATCCCAGAGCACAGCACATCATCACCGACGTTACCTCTATGGTATTTTGATGGCCGGTATTGGCTCAATGCTGTTCTCTGGCAAAGCGGTTTTAGTGAAGCTGGCATTTGGATATGGCGCGAATGCAGAAACTCTACTAGCCTTGCGGATGCTAATAGCACTCCCTTTGTTTTGGTCCGTATATTGGTGGGAATCACGCAGAAAGCCGATGAGCCCGATCACTTGGCTTGATCGCGGAAAATTATTCTTTCTGGGTTTCTTGGGATATTTCTTATCTAGCTATATTGATTTTCTAGGGCTGCAATATATTTCTGTCGGACTAGAGCGCATTGTTCTCTACCTCACCCCTACGATTGTTTTATTAATTTCTTATTTTGCGTTATCAAAATCGATTTCGCGAATGCAATGGTATGCCCTTGTCGTGGGGTATCTCGGGGTGTTCGTTGTATTTATTCAAGATGCAAGCTCCACTGGTATTCATGCATGGCTTGGCATGGTATTGGTATTTGGTAGCGCCTGTAGTTATGCCTTATATATGATTGGCTCCGGTGAGATGGTCAAACGTATTGGTAGCGTACGTTTAGTGGTTTATGCCAGCTCAGCATCTGCAGTACTGAGTATTTTGCAATCTTCTTTTTACAATCCGAGCGCTATATTCGAACAGGTCACACAAGTCTATTGGCTCAGCCTTCTAAATGCGAGCTTATGTACTGTTATTCCAATGCTGCTCATCATGATTGCCATCAATCGCATAGGCTCGCCGCTTGTTGCGCAAGCGGGAATCCTAGGGCCCGTTTCCACCATTTTTCTAGGCTACTTTATTTTGTCTGAACCCATTACCTGGACCCAGATTGGCGGCATGACACTGGTCATTGCTGCAATGTGGCTATTGGTACGTAACGACAGTCCAAGAAAAAAGTCATCAGACTCTAAAAAATCTGATGACTTTGATAATGCTGAGCCCCTGAATTAA
- the tcuB gene encoding tricarballylate utilization 4Fe-4S protein TcuB translates to MQQLNALVKEANELAIGTPESEADRMLQICNACRYCEGFCAVFPAMTRRIEFTPSVVNYLANLCHNCGACLHACQYAPPHEFGVNIPRVMAQVRKDTYMTYAWPKSFGALYKSNGVVVSVAVSLSIAFFLLLSALLNGSLSSGPLDGNFYAVFSHNTLALMFGAVFGFSILAIAIGLIHFWRGISAGVISASAAAEATHDALTLKYLGGGHGDGCNNEDDAFSLWRKRFHHFTFYGFMLCFAATSVATIYHYFLGLHAPYALNSLPVILGTLGGIGLLIGPAGLLYLNLHRNSEHGDASQKSMDRAFIVLLFMISISGLLLLAYRDTSAMVALLAVHLGFVMGFFLTMPYGKFAHGFYRVAALLKNSIEKRQKNHLQFGAD, encoded by the coding sequence ATGCAACAGCTTAACGCTCTGGTTAAAGAAGCAAATGAGTTAGCAATAGGCACGCCAGAGTCTGAGGCAGATCGCATGTTGCAGATTTGCAATGCATGCCGGTATTGCGAAGGATTTTGCGCCGTGTTTCCGGCGATGACTCGTCGCATTGAATTTACTCCAAGCGTTGTAAATTACCTAGCTAACCTCTGTCATAACTGTGGTGCCTGCCTTCACGCTTGCCAATATGCTCCTCCGCACGAATTCGGAGTCAATATTCCGCGTGTGATGGCTCAGGTTCGCAAAGATACTTATATGACGTATGCCTGGCCGAAGTCATTTGGCGCTCTTTATAAGAGTAATGGAGTGGTAGTGTCGGTGGCCGTATCGTTATCGATTGCGTTCTTCCTCTTATTAAGTGCATTGCTTAATGGCTCACTTTCTTCTGGACCGCTGGATGGTAATTTTTATGCGGTCTTCTCACACAACACGCTTGCTCTGATGTTTGGTGCAGTCTTTGGTTTTTCAATCCTTGCCATTGCGATTGGTCTTATCCATTTTTGGAGAGGAATTTCTGCTGGAGTGATTTCTGCTAGCGCTGCAGCAGAGGCAACGCACGATGCGCTGACCTTAAAGTATCTTGGGGGTGGCCATGGCGATGGTTGCAATAACGAAGACGATGCTTTTTCTCTTTGGAGAAAGCGTTTTCACCATTTCACTTTTTATGGCTTTATGTTGTGCTTCGCAGCTACTAGTGTGGCAACAATCTATCACTACTTCCTGGGCTTGCATGCACCATATGCACTCAATAGTTTGCCAGTCATCCTGGGTACGCTGGGCGGCATTGGATTATTGATTGGGCCTGCAGGTTTGTTGTACCTCAATCTACACAGAAATTCTGAGCATGGAGACGCAAGCCAAAAATCAATGGATAGAGCTTTCATAGTGCTTTTATTCATGATCAGCATCTCAGGCTTGCTTTTGCTGGCTTATCGAGATACGTCGGCGATGGTGGCTTTACTTGCTGTTCACTTAGGCTTTGTCATGGGTTTCTTCTTAACTATGCCTTACGGCAAATTTGCCCATGGTTTTTATCGAGTAGCAGCCTTATTAAAGAATTCGATTGAAAAGCGCCAGAAGAACCATTTGCAATTTGGTGCCGATTAA
- the tcuA gene encoding FAD-dependent tricarballylate dehydrogenase TcuA has translation MVDVLVIGGGNAALCAALMAKEAGASVLLLEAAPKEWRGGNSSHTRNIRAMHDEPQDVMLEAYSEEEYWQDVLKVTSGITDEFLARLVIRASSQCRDWMRHHGVRFQAPLSGTLNLSRTNAFFMGGGKALVNAYYRSAEKLGVGIRYESPVSSVEIQDGKFIAAYIGDERIEAKTCVLAAGGFESNREWLKEAWGTNQYGESPADNFLIRGTRYNKGVLLKQLISLGADSVSDPTQAHMVAVDARAPLYDGGICTRIDAVSFGIVVNKNAQRFSDEGEDFWPKRYAFWGRLVAQQPGQIGYSIIDSKVLGRFMPPVFPGEKADTLAELAIKLGIDPKALQETVKTYNAACRVGTFDHTILDDCHTEGLEPAKTHWALPIDTGPFYGYTVRPGVTFTYLGLKTDETAAVHFNGVSSANLFVAGEMMAGNVLGKGYAAGIGMAIGTAFGRIAGTQAAKAAQILNQSQGAEHATA, from the coding sequence ATGGTGGATGTCTTAGTGATTGGCGGCGGTAATGCCGCCTTATGTGCTGCCTTAATGGCTAAGGAGGCTGGCGCTAGCGTTCTGCTATTGGAGGCTGCTCCAAAAGAGTGGCGTGGTGGTAATTCATCTCATACTCGAAACATTCGTGCGATGCATGATGAGCCTCAAGATGTCATGCTCGAGGCATACTCAGAAGAAGAGTATTGGCAAGATGTATTGAAGGTCACCAGCGGAATCACTGATGAGTTTTTGGCAAGATTGGTTATCCGCGCATCTTCACAATGTCGAGATTGGATGCGCCATCATGGTGTTCGCTTTCAGGCGCCTTTATCAGGCACTTTAAATCTCTCACGTACTAACGCTTTTTTCATGGGTGGTGGTAAAGCATTGGTGAATGCCTACTATCGCAGCGCAGAAAAGTTGGGCGTGGGTATTCGTTATGAGTCTCCTGTTTCTTCTGTAGAGATCCAGGATGGAAAATTTATCGCTGCCTATATTGGTGATGAGCGGATTGAAGCAAAGACGTGTGTATTGGCAGCGGGTGGCTTTGAGTCCAATCGTGAATGGCTCAAAGAGGCATGGGGCACGAATCAATATGGCGAATCCCCTGCGGATAATTTCTTAATCCGAGGCACGAGATATAACAAGGGTGTTTTGCTTAAGCAACTCATCTCGCTTGGAGCTGACTCAGTGAGCGATCCAACGCAGGCTCATATGGTTGCTGTCGATGCACGCGCACCTTTGTATGACGGTGGTATTTGTACTCGCATTGATGCTGTCTCTTTTGGAATCGTGGTTAATAAAAATGCACAGCGTTTTTCGGATGAAGGCGAAGACTTTTGGCCTAAGCGTTATGCTTTTTGGGGAAGGTTGGTTGCTCAGCAGCCAGGCCAGATTGGCTATTCCATTATTGATTCAAAAGTACTGGGCCGTTTTATGCCACCCGTATTTCCTGGTGAAAAGGCAGATACATTAGCTGAGCTAGCCATTAAGCTGGGTATAGATCCTAAAGCTTTACAAGAAACAGTGAAGACCTATAACGCCGCCTGTCGGGTTGGGACGTTTGATCACACGATCTTGGACGATTGCCATACTGAAGGTTTGGAGCCAGCTAAAACCCATTGGGCCTTGCCGATTGATACCGGACCTTTTTATGGTTATACGGTTCGTCCTGGCGTGACATTTACCTACTTAGGTTTGAAGACCGATGAAACTGCAGCGGTACATTTTAACGGCGTATCAAGTGCTAACTTATTCGTTGCTGGAGAGATGATGGCAGGTAATGTATTGGGCAAAGGATATGCCGCTGGCATTGGTATGGCAATTGGCACAGCCTTTGGCAGAATTGCAGGAACGCAGGCTGCTAAAGCCGCACAAATATTGAATCAATCTCAAGGAGCTGAGCATGCAACAGCTTAA